The sequence GTGCTCTATCGAGCTTATGGCATTAGACCTTAGTATAGATTTGGCAGAATTATCCAATAAATAGCCCCCAAAAATGCCCGTCATTTTTAGCTGACAAAATGTGGTATTCATCGCTTTATTGGCAATAATTCCGAGCAGAGTGACTGCACATACCGCGAGAAAACTGCTAATATCGGCGCAATTTTTTTGAGCTAACGAGATCAAGATGGGCAGAGCATATCAAAACCGTAAAGAATCTATGGCGAAAACAGCTGGCCAGAAAACCCGCCTCTACTCGCGCTACGGTAAGGAAATTTACGTAGTCGCCAAGCAAGGTGGTGTCGAGCCAGATGGTAACTTATCACTGCGTCGCTTAATTGAGCGCGCGAAGAAAGATCAAGTACCAGCCCACGTTATCGAGCGTGCTATCGATAAAGCCAAAGGTGGTGGCGGTGAAGATTATGATACAGCCCGTTATGAAGGTTTCGGCCCAGGTAACTGCATGGTTATTGTGGACTGCTTAACCGATAACGTGAAACGTACCTTCACTGAAGTCCGTCAAGCCTTTGTGAAAAACGATGCCAAACTCGGTACACCCGGTACCGTAGGCCACATGTTTGACCAATCTGCCGTGTTCGTTTTCCCCGGTGAAGATGAAGATGCCATCCTCGAAATTCTAATGATGGCCGATGTCGATGTGAACGATGTCGAAGTAGAAGATGGCATGATCAGCGTTATCGCACCACACACCGAATTTTTCAAAGTTAAAACGGCACTGACGGATGCAATGCCAGATATCAACTTTGAAGTTGAGAACATCACTTTCGTGCCTCAAACCATGACCCCTGTGTCCGGTGAGGATGTGGCAGTATTCGATAAATTTATCGCTGCATTAGAAGATTGTGACGACGTACAAAACGTGTATCACAATGCTGAAATTCAAGATTAATTAAAATCTTACTAAATAAAAACGCAGCCATTGAGCTGCGTTTTTATTTGCAGACAATAATTGCCTACGCCGAGAGTTGCGCCGTATCCATACAAGTATGAGCATCGGCAACTAATACCACCTTCCAACCAAGTTCAGCTGCAATCCGACAATTGGTATCGATACAATATTGAGTATTCATTCCCACTATCACTAAGTCAGTAATCCCCTGATGGGCTAACGCCTCGGCAAACCCCGTTTGAGAAAAACAACTAGGCTTAGTTTTTCAAAGATATTATCCACTTTAGGATTGATTGCTAACTCATTAATTAACCTGAACTCGGGGTAACGAGTGTCGAAAAATCTAAATTTAACAAACTAAATCAATGCTATAAATGATTATTTTGATAAGAAGAGTCTTTTTCTGACTGAATGCGCAGATTTTTGCGCATATCAAGGCGCTCTGTCGTACGCCATATCGAGCTATGGTTAGACAGAGCAACTCAGAGAGGCCCGAAAAGATGCCTATTCAGCGGCTCTACTTATCCCGGGCTCAGGTTAATTTAATAAACAACACCAACGAAAAAGGGCCATAAAGGCCCTTTTCAATCTGCTTACTACTGCGAGAAACTAGCGCAAATCCATCTCTTGGATGATTTCATGGGCAATAGGTGGCGTAGTGCAAGTCGGTTTTTCATGTAAATCCGCCTTTAGCTGACCTTTGCGATGTTTAAGTGCTGCATCAAGTTTTTTGGCGGCGTTTGCAATCGCGGGATACATGACTTCATCCGTACCAGAGGCGGAGATGCGACTGCCTTCGTAATTTGTTCGAATTTCAACCTGAAACTCGCCATGCTCCTTAGCAATAATGATATCGAGCCCGATGAGTGTGGGGAAATGAGTGGCGATTTTAGAAAACTTTTCGTTAACGTGTTCTTTTACAGAATCAGTAA comes from Shewanella oneidensis MR-1 and encodes:
- the hpf gene encoding ribosome hibernation-promoting factor, HPF/YfiA family, producing MKINLSGHHVDVTDSVKEHVNEKFSKIATHFPTLIGLDIIIAKEHGEFQVEIRTNYEGSRISASGTDEVMYPAIANAAKKLDAALKHRKGQLKADLHEKPTCTTPPIAHEIIQEMDLR
- a CDS encoding isochorismatase family protein, whose translation is MTDLVIVGMNTQYCIDTNCRIAAELGWKVVLVADAHTCMDTAQLSA
- a CDS encoding YebC/PmpR family DNA-binding transcriptional regulator; the protein is MGRAYQNRKESMAKTAGQKTRLYSRYGKEIYVVAKQGGVEPDGNLSLRRLIERAKKDQVPAHVIERAIDKAKGGGGEDYDTARYEGFGPGNCMVIVDCLTDNVKRTFTEVRQAFVKNDAKLGTPGTVGHMFDQSAVFVFPGEDEDAILEILMMADVDVNDVEVEDGMISVIAPHTEFFKVKTALTDAMPDINFEVENITFVPQTMTPVSGEDVAVFDKFIAALEDCDDVQNVYHNAEIQD